A portion of the Girardinichthys multiradiatus isolate DD_20200921_A chromosome 23, DD_fGirMul_XY1, whole genome shotgun sequence genome contains these proteins:
- the zdhhc5b gene encoding palmitoyltransferase ZDHHC5-B, with amino-acid sequence MPSFSGGVAGGGVGGPASAPPRPFRPSRYVPVSAAITFLVGATTLFFCFTCPWLSEYISGVIPIYIAVIFLFTLANFCMATFMDPGIFSRAEEDEDKEDDFRAPLYKTVEIRGIQVRMKWCSTCRFYRPPRCSHCSVCDNCVEDFDHHCPWVNNCIGRRNYRYFFLFLLSLTTHIMDVFGFGLVYVLHQRQQLDTPHAAVTMGVMCIAGLFFVPVAGLTGFHIVLVARGRTTNEQVTGKFRGGVNPFTKGCFRNISHVLCSPQAPRYMGRWWNRQTVEVQPPFLRPTLTEAQLEAKVLDNGIQNDRHSTRSKSSLDQMESQSADTEAPPPPKPDLRYAGLPRADTEASSLLSEAPPTPSMFKYRPAYSSPGKNHAAVTHPNKMTRGESLDSPSHSILQSSRQPSYRSEPSSLDGATVVGRGVGVRRGGGDRGEGPGGPGGITGVVPGGVSGCSLTGRSYTSYPSSLVLSTGGSRSSSLRSAQTVHNPLATLQSEGTTDTSYKSLVNQTPRNGSLSYDSLLTPSESPEFESAAHELSPQKPHVPYPSSAGTGRSGVVSPSNPLQGYTSPFLSAQIAQQREGQLLQGSTTFSSPHRAYLRAISPPPSSSLGPPEAQHLLHHNQDLTFRIPRISSSSSSSPGARSLDPPVSPPPRGLSLNRSPIHIGETGSQHKPRPTGVGIVLGGGGVGGGQQAPQTTSRPVLANHTASKPVGGVKKVTGVGGTTYEISV; translated from the exons ATGCCCAGTTTCAGTGGTGGGGTGGCTGGGGGAGGAGTAGGGGGCCCAGCTTCTGCTCCCCCACGTCCATTTCGCCCCAGCCGATATGTGCCAGTGTCTGCAGCCATAACTTTCTTGGTTGGGGCCACAACCCTCTTCTTCTGCTTCAC ATGCCCATGGTTGTCTGAGTACATCTCCGGTGTCATTCCCATCTACATCGCTGTAATCTTCCTCTTCACACTTGCCAACTTTTGCATGGCTACATTCATGGATCCTGGAATCTTCTCCAGAG CGGAGGAAGATGAGGATAAAGAGGACGATTTCCGCGCTCCGCTCTATAAGACTGTTGAGATCAGAGGCATCCAGGTGCGGATGAAGTGGTGCTCAACCTGCCGCTTCTACCGTCCGCCGCGCTGCTCGCACTGCTCAGTCTGCGACAACTGTGTGGAG GATTTTGACCACCACTGTCCCTGGGTGAACAACTGTATTGGCCGAAGGAATTATCGgtatttcttcctctttttactGTCTTTAACCACCCACATCATGGACGTGTTTGGCTTCGGCTTGGTTTACGTCCTGCATCAGCGCCAGCAGCTGGACACACCGCATGCTGCTGTTAC TATGGGTGTGATGTGCATAGCTGGGCTGTTTTTTGTCCCAGTTGCTGGCCTGACTGGGTTCCATATAGTGCTGGTGGCCCGCGGTAGGACCACTAATGAACAG GTGACAGGGAAGTTCAGAGGAGGCGTCAACCCTTTCACCAAGGGCTGCTTCAGGAATATTTCCCATGTTCTCTGCAGCCCTCAGGCCCCGAG GTACATGGGCCGCTGGTGGAACCGTCAGACAGTAGAAGTACAACCGCCGTTTCTTAGACCGACTCTTACTGAGGCTCAGCTAGAAGCTAAAGTTCTGGATAACGGCATCCAGAATGACCGACACAGCACCAGG TCTAAGAGCAGTCTGGATCAGATGGAGAGCCAGTCAGCTGACACAGAGGCTCCACCTCCTCCGAAGCCGGATCTTCGTTACGCTGGTCTGCCCCGTGCCGACACAGAAG CGAGCAGCTTGTTGTCTGAGGCTCCGCCTACGCCATCGATGTTTAAGTACCGACCAGCCTACAGCAGCCCAGGGAAAAACCACGCGGCTGTCACACACCCAAATAAG ATGACCCGCGGGGAGAGTCTTGACTCTCCGTCGCACTCCATCCTTCAGTCCAGTCGCCAGCCTAGCTACCGCTCGGAGCCAAGCAGCCTGGATGGGGCCACAGTGGTGGGAAGAGGTGTAGGGGTGCGCAGAGGGGGAGGGGACAGGGGTGAGGGTCCTGGAGGCCCTGGCGGGATCACTGGTGTGGTGCCAGGGGGCGTGTCAGGTTGCTCCCTGACTGGGCGCTCCTACACCTCCTACCCATCCTCGCTGGTTCTGTCCACGGGGGGCTCACGCTCATCCAGCCTGCGCTCGGCACAGACTGTACATAACCCACTGGCCACGCTCCAATCGGAGGGCACCACAGACACCAGCTACAAAAGCCTAGTCAATCAGACGCCTCGGAATGGCAGCCTGTCCTACGACAGTCTTCTGACGCCATCCGAGAGCCCGGAGTTCGAGTCCGCTGCCCATGAGCTGTCACCACAGAAGCCTCATGTTCCGTACCCCTCGTCGGCTGGAACAGGCCGGTCTGGGGTGGTGTCACCCAGTAACCCGCTGCAGGGCTACACGTCGCCCTTCCTCTCAGCTCAGATTGCTCAGCAGAGGGAGGGGCAGCTGCTCCAGGGCTCTACCACTTTCTCCTCCCCCCATAGGGCCTACCTGCGTGCTATCAGCCCACCCCCTTCCTCCTCCCTTGGGCCTCCCGAGGCCCAGCACCTGCTCCATCATAACCAGGACCTGACTTTCCGAATCCCTCGCAtctcttcctcctcatcctcttccCCTGGGGCTCGCTCACTAGACCCCCCTGTCTCCCCGCCACCTCGCGGCCTCTCCCTCAACAGGTCCCCGATTCACATAGGGGAGACAGGGTCTCAGCACAAGCCTCGGCCTACAGGTGTAGGCATTGTGCTGGGAGGGGGAGGAGTTGGAGGAGGGCAACAGGCTCCACA AACCACCTCTCGCCCAGTCTTGGCCAATCACACCGCATCCAAACCAGTGGGTGGGGTGAAGAAGGTAACCGGCGTTGGAGGGACCACATACGAGATATCGGTTTGA